In Achromobacter xylosoxidans A8, a single window of DNA contains:
- the arsB gene encoding ACR3 family arsenite efflux transporter — protein sequence MTSNTQAAPAPRQRPGMSVFERYLTLWVFLCIVLGVTLGQLMPSLFQTIGRLEIAQVNLPVGILIWVMIIPMLLKVDFGALGQVKQHWRGIGVTLFINWAVKPFSMAFLGWLFIRQIFSPWLPSDQLDSYIAGLILLAAAPCTAMVFVWSRLTGGDPVFTLSQVALNDTIMVFAFAPVVGLLLGLSAITVPWDTLLVSVGLYIVIPVILAQLWRRALLRRGQMAFEAALERIGPFSMAALLLTLVLLFAFQGEAIIGQPLVIAMLAVPILIQVFFNSGLAYWLNRRVGEKHNIACPSALIGASNFFELAVAAAISLFGFQSGAALATVVGVPIEVPVMLLVVRIVNQSKGWYDAGAKRN from the coding sequence ATGACGTCCAATACTCAGGCGGCGCCGGCTCCGCGACAACGCCCCGGGATGAGTGTATTCGAGCGCTACCTCACGCTTTGGGTCTTCCTTTGCATCGTGTTGGGCGTAACGCTGGGCCAGCTCATGCCGTCGTTGTTCCAGACGATTGGACGCCTGGAAATCGCCCAGGTAAACCTGCCAGTTGGAATCCTGATTTGGGTGATGATCATTCCGATGCTGCTCAAGGTGGACTTCGGTGCACTAGGCCAGGTCAAGCAGCATTGGCGCGGCATCGGCGTGACGCTCTTCATCAACTGGGCCGTCAAGCCTTTCTCGATGGCCTTCCTGGGGTGGCTTTTCATCCGCCAAATTTTCTCCCCTTGGTTGCCCTCCGACCAATTGGATAGCTACATCGCCGGCCTGATTCTCCTGGCCGCGGCGCCGTGTACTGCCATGGTCTTCGTCTGGAGCCGGTTGACCGGTGGCGATCCGGTCTTCACGCTGTCCCAGGTGGCTCTGAACGACACAATCATGGTGTTCGCCTTCGCGCCCGTGGTTGGACTATTGCTGGGTCTATCGGCCATCACCGTTCCGTGGGACACGCTCTTGGTGTCAGTCGGTCTGTACATCGTGATTCCGGTCATTCTCGCCCAGCTCTGGCGCCGCGCACTGCTTCGCCGCGGCCAAATGGCGTTTGAAGCGGCGCTGGAGCGAATCGGGCCGTTCTCGATGGCGGCGCTGCTCCTGACGCTGGTACTGTTGTTCGCATTCCAGGGCGAAGCCATCATCGGCCAACCTCTGGTGATCGCAATGTTGGCCGTGCCGATCCTCATCCAGGTGTTCTTCAACTCGGGCTTGGCGTACTGGCTCAACCGCCGCGTTGGAGAGAAGCACAACATTGCGTGCCCATCTGCGCTGATCGGTGCATCCAACTTCTTTGAGCTTGCCGTCGCCGCCGCGATCAGCCTGTTCGGATTCCAGTCTGGCGCTGCCCTGGCTACTGTCGTGGGCGTGCCTATTGAGGTGCCCGTGATGTTGCTGGTCGTGCGGATCGTCAATCAGAGCAAAGGCTGGTACGACGCCGGCGCCAAGCGGAACTGA
- a CDS encoding nuclease-related domain-containing protein — protein MKAKKSRPESEIFADLRSLCVKPGYIHTLAFLCFRDNIIQYAGEMKEADMRRMFEPSRLIRTEINTLFGLMVKAEVDWSLPSPLVQQEYLNASESLLEELHHALSGVWLQGLTAAAVGNQLVNPFEQAEALREPIFYGGESAYNFQYLELAAKRYAADAEWLQEHRGYSIAEAATVTRAVERVHAAKFVSLRERMRKLPPDQWTMLPFFSVSVAEVSAEARVQPEKVERILGSFALPTGERNAGFNALNDFNVVTATPLLLTPNDEFVSLQIYSLAEALYDAPFYWMAQDKAYLPTLARNRGAFTEDFVAERLRLVFGVESVFPNVNLYRGKDKIGEIDVLVVWGNRAVVVQSKAKRLTLDARKGNDQVIRADFKKSVQDAYDQAVLCAKHLDDGDHRLQALDGREVPLPSIFKEIYLACVVSDHYPALSFQARQFLKTVAVPRVQAPLVCDVFTVDAMSEMLRSPLHFLSYLNRRVNYGEKLLASHELTILAYHLKYNLWLDPEVGMMHLHDDFSAGLDIAMGVRRAGLEGAATPDGILTRFDATTCGRIVKDLEARPEAAIIDLGFLLLSLSENTVKTISRAIDRICALARTDHRHHDLTLAFGTAEGGLTIHCNEDPTPVALYRLQSYCERRKYKEAAPRWFGLCMDPKSTKVRFGMSLSHPWVKSDEMDEATKDMQSPQPAQSTLESLVSGKAVRKKVGRNDPCPCGSGVKHKKCCLA, from the coding sequence ATGAAAGCAAAAAAATCGCGCCCGGAGTCTGAAATCTTCGCGGATCTGCGCTCACTATGCGTCAAGCCGGGATACATCCACACCCTGGCATTTCTTTGCTTTCGGGACAACATCATCCAGTACGCGGGGGAGATGAAGGAAGCGGACATGCGCCGCATGTTCGAGCCGTCCCGGCTGATTCGGACGGAGATCAACACGCTGTTTGGCCTCATGGTGAAAGCGGAGGTCGACTGGTCGCTACCGTCACCTCTTGTGCAACAGGAGTACCTGAACGCGAGCGAGTCGCTGCTCGAAGAGTTGCATCACGCCTTATCCGGCGTCTGGCTGCAAGGTCTTACCGCGGCAGCTGTCGGAAACCAATTGGTCAATCCTTTCGAGCAGGCCGAAGCGCTGCGGGAGCCAATCTTCTACGGAGGGGAATCAGCCTACAACTTCCAATACTTGGAGCTCGCCGCCAAGCGGTACGCCGCCGATGCGGAGTGGTTGCAGGAGCACCGCGGTTATTCGATCGCAGAAGCCGCTACAGTGACGAGAGCTGTCGAGCGCGTGCATGCTGCCAAATTCGTCTCTCTCCGAGAGAGGATGCGAAAGCTGCCTCCAGATCAATGGACGATGTTGCCGTTCTTCTCGGTTTCGGTAGCCGAGGTCAGCGCTGAAGCGAGGGTGCAGCCTGAAAAGGTCGAACGGATTCTAGGTTCGTTCGCCTTGCCGACCGGCGAGCGCAATGCCGGCTTCAACGCCCTTAATGACTTCAACGTCGTGACAGCTACGCCGTTGCTGCTCACGCCAAATGACGAGTTCGTCTCGTTGCAGATTTACTCGTTGGCTGAGGCCCTATATGACGCGCCGTTTTACTGGATGGCGCAGGACAAGGCCTATTTGCCGACGCTCGCGAGGAATCGCGGTGCCTTCACCGAGGACTTTGTCGCCGAACGCCTTCGCCTGGTGTTCGGCGTAGAAAGCGTATTTCCCAACGTAAACCTTTACCGAGGCAAGGACAAGATTGGTGAGATTGATGTGCTTGTGGTCTGGGGCAATCGGGCAGTGGTCGTTCAGTCCAAGGCCAAGCGGCTGACCCTCGACGCTCGCAAGGGCAACGACCAGGTGATTCGGGCGGACTTCAAGAAGAGTGTCCAGGACGCATATGATCAGGCCGTCCTTTGCGCCAAGCATCTCGACGATGGCGACCATCGCCTACAGGCCCTCGACGGGCGAGAGGTGCCACTGCCGAGCATTTTTAAGGAAATCTATCTCGCCTGCGTGGTCAGCGACCACTATCCGGCCTTGAGTTTCCAGGCTCGTCAGTTTCTCAAAACCGTGGCGGTCCCTCGCGTTCAAGCGCCACTTGTTTGCGACGTCTTCACAGTCGACGCGATGTCGGAGATGCTGCGGTCGCCATTGCATTTTCTCTCCTACCTCAACCGGCGGGTCAACTACGGTGAAAAGCTGCTCGCGTCGCATGAGCTCACCATCCTCGCATACCACCTGAAATACAACCTGTGGCTGGACCCAGAGGTGGGGATGATGCATCTGCACGACGACTTCTCTGCAGGACTCGATATTGCCATGGGTGTGCGACGTGCCGGGTTGGAAGGTGCGGCAACGCCTGATGGAATTCTTACCCGCTTCGATGCGACGACATGCGGGCGCATCGTCAAGGACTTAGAGGCTCGGCCGGAGGCGGCCATCATCGATCTAGGATTTCTCCTGCTTAGCCTCAGCGAGAACACGGTCAAGACAATCAGTCGGGCGATAGACCGTATCTGCGCCTTGGCGAGGACCGACCATCGTCATCACGATTTGACATTGGCGTTTGGCACGGCGGAGGGCGGCCTGACCATCCACTGCAATGAAGATCCAACCCCCGTTGCCCTTTACCGACTGCAATCGTACTGTGAGCGCCGGAAGTATAAGGAGGCGGCTCCACGTTGGTTCGGGCTGTGCATGGATCCGAAGTCGACCAAGGTTCGGTTTGGTATGTCCCTCTCGCATCCTTGGGTCAAGAGTGACGAAATGGACGAGGCAACAAAAGACATGCAGTCGCCCCAGCCGGCTCAGTCAACACTGGAATCTCTGGTGAGCGGCAAGGCCGTTCGCAAGAAGGTTGGGCGCAATGACCCATGCCCGTGCGGTAGTGGCGTGAAGCACAAGAAGTGCTGTCTCGCTTAG
- a CDS encoding TonB-dependent siderophore receptor: MYSRTFSKSLAGLALALHALAAPAHAAGGPPIPPGPLDEALNAYARQQGLVISYDASLTRGLRSPGLQAPAGTDADLSALLGGTGLQARRNAEGRIQLVKAPAASAVELAPITVSGARESAFGPVDGVVATRSASGSKTDTDLLETPQTINVISRSEMDRRPVRSTAEALAYTPGVNAAWAGYDVRFDVIQLRGFNANYATYQDGLRSATGEYVIPRLNPYGAERIEVLKGPASVLYGQNTPGGLVNFVTKTPPDTRQGEIQLEAGNNDHKQGAFDLGGPLNEDATLRYRLTGLYRDSGASLDHVDETNRYFAPAFTWTPNADTSFTLRLQYQRDRVDGWTGYFLPAEGTLYGNPNGRLKRSRFPGEPGVDRWDVEQRAVGYRLDHRLNSTWKLSQNLRYAEIDFDARNSFLNGFLDNDKRLIDRSYVGWKEQVYAFTVDNQVQAEFDTGALSHTVLAGLDLRRMNNGYRFYMGSLGPLDLYRPVYGQRPQDIAEYTNTRTHTTQVGYYLQDQVRAGQWVFTGGARYDRAWSDKQGVNFGSDAAGSQSDTAWTGRAGLVYLARNGLAPYISYSTSFDPATGATRSGSPFKPTEGEQYEAGIKYEPPGHKAFVTLSAFQLTQKNVIAADPSDPAFNVQTGEVRVRGVELEGKAELGDGWTLIASYAYSHGKVTRNTPDYTGVNTEGNAVPNLPRHQAALWADHSFGGAARGLTAGMGVRYRGSTYGDPYNELGMKPVTLVDARLSYDLGALDPSLKGLAFALSATNLFDRRYVASCGSTTACYWGQERQVYGTVSYRW; this comes from the coding sequence GTGTACTCGAGAACTTTCAGCAAATCCCTCGCCGGCCTGGCCCTGGCCTTGCACGCCCTGGCTGCGCCCGCCCACGCCGCCGGCGGCCCGCCGATACCGCCTGGCCCCCTGGACGAAGCGCTGAACGCCTATGCCCGGCAGCAGGGACTGGTGATTTCCTATGACGCCTCGCTCACGCGGGGCCTGCGCAGTCCCGGCCTGCAGGCACCCGCCGGCACGGATGCGGACCTGTCCGCGCTGCTGGGTGGCACCGGGCTACAGGCCCGTCGCAACGCCGAAGGACGCATCCAGCTCGTGAAAGCGCCCGCCGCCTCCGCCGTGGAACTGGCGCCTATCACGGTAAGCGGCGCCCGGGAATCGGCCTTCGGGCCGGTGGACGGCGTCGTGGCGACTCGCAGCGCGTCGGGATCCAAGACCGATACCGACCTGCTGGAAACGCCGCAGACGATCAACGTGATCAGCCGCTCGGAGATGGACCGACGGCCGGTGCGCAGCACGGCGGAAGCGCTGGCCTACACGCCAGGCGTCAACGCAGCCTGGGCGGGCTATGACGTGCGCTTTGACGTCATCCAGCTGCGCGGCTTCAACGCTAACTATGCCACTTACCAGGACGGACTGCGCAGCGCCACCGGCGAATACGTAATTCCGCGCTTGAATCCCTATGGCGCCGAACGCATCGAAGTGCTGAAGGGGCCGGCCTCGGTGCTGTACGGCCAGAACACGCCGGGCGGCCTGGTTAATTTCGTCACCAAGACTCCGCCAGACACACGCCAGGGCGAGATCCAGCTGGAAGCAGGCAACAATGACCACAAACAGGGCGCCTTCGACCTGGGCGGCCCGCTGAACGAAGACGCCACGCTGCGCTATCGCCTGACCGGCCTGTACCGCGACTCGGGCGCTTCGCTGGATCATGTGGACGAAACCAACCGGTACTTCGCCCCGGCCTTCACTTGGACGCCCAACGCGGACACCAGTTTCACGCTCCGCCTGCAGTACCAGCGTGACCGCGTCGACGGTTGGACGGGCTATTTCCTGCCCGCCGAAGGCACGCTCTACGGCAATCCGAACGGTCGTCTGAAGCGTTCGCGCTTTCCTGGCGAACCGGGCGTGGACCGCTGGGACGTGGAACAGCGCGCCGTCGGCTACCGGCTGGACCACCGACTGAACTCCACCTGGAAGCTCAGCCAGAATCTGCGCTACGCCGAGATCGACTTCGATGCGCGCAACAGCTTCCTCAACGGTTTTCTGGACAATGACAAGCGACTCATCGACCGCAGCTACGTGGGCTGGAAAGAGCAGGTCTACGCTTTCACGGTGGACAACCAGGTCCAGGCCGAATTCGACACCGGCGCCCTGTCGCACACCGTACTGGCCGGGCTGGATCTTCGCCGCATGAACAACGGCTACCGCTTCTACATGGGCAGCCTGGGTCCGCTGGACCTGTACCGTCCGGTCTACGGCCAGCGGCCGCAGGACATCGCCGAATACACCAATACTCGCACGCACACGACGCAAGTCGGCTACTACCTGCAGGACCAGGTCCGCGCGGGCCAGTGGGTCTTCACCGGCGGCGCGCGCTATGACCGGGCCTGGTCCGACAAGCAAGGCGTAAACTTCGGGTCCGACGCCGCCGGCAGTCAGAGTGACACGGCATGGACCGGCCGCGCCGGGCTCGTCTACCTGGCGCGCAACGGCCTGGCGCCCTATATCAGCTACTCGACCTCGTTCGACCCGGCCACCGGCGCCACCCGCTCCGGCTCGCCGTTCAAACCCACCGAAGGAGAGCAGTACGAGGCTGGTATCAAATACGAGCCGCCCGGCCATAAGGCCTTCGTCACCCTGTCGGCGTTTCAGCTCACCCAGAAGAACGTCATCGCCGCGGATCCCTCCGACCCGGCCTTCAACGTGCAGACCGGCGAAGTGCGCGTGCGCGGCGTCGAACTGGAAGGCAAAGCGGAATTGGGCGACGGGTGGACGCTGATCGCCTCCTATGCCTACAGCCACGGCAAGGTGACCCGCAACACGCCGGACTACACCGGCGTCAATACCGAGGGCAATGCCGTGCCCAACCTCCCCCGCCACCAGGCCGCGCTCTGGGCCGACCACAGCTTCGGCGGAGCCGCGCGCGGCCTGACCGCTGGCATGGGCGTGCGCTACCGGGGCAGCACCTATGGCGACCCCTACAACGAACTCGGGATGAAACCGGTCACGCTGGTCGATGCGCGCCTCTCCTACGACCTGGGCGCCCTCGATCCCTCGCTCAAGGGCCTTGCCTTCGCGCTGTCGGCGACCAATCTGTTCGACCGCCGCTACGTAGCCAGCTGCGGCAGCACCACCGCGTGCTACTGGGGCCAGGAACGTCAGGTGTACGGCACGGTCAGCTATCGCTGGTAG
- the arsH gene encoding arsenical resistance protein ArsH, producing MSKVLADLPNVDPSLFAQPSTAELFSPARATHAPRFLLLYGSLRARSYSRLVAEEAARLLQALGGETRLFNPSGLPLVDDADEDHPKVRELHEMVQWAEGMLWSSPERHGAMTGLMKTQIDWIPLSVGAVRPTQGKTLAVTQVSGGSQSFNAVNQMRVLGRWMRMLTIPNQSSVAKAYQEFDDAGRMKPSPYYDRLVDVVEELMKFTLLTRDVAPYLVDRYSERRESATALSARTRQQSI from the coding sequence GTGTCTAAGGTTCTCGCCGATTTGCCCAACGTTGACCCGTCCCTGTTCGCACAACCGAGCACGGCCGAGTTGTTCTCGCCCGCGCGCGCTACTCATGCGCCTCGCTTCTTGCTGCTATACGGGTCATTGCGCGCGCGCTCGTACAGCCGCTTGGTCGCCGAAGAGGCCGCACGCCTGCTCCAGGCCCTAGGTGGCGAAACCCGACTGTTCAACCCCTCCGGGCTGCCGCTGGTCGATGATGCCGACGAAGACCATCCGAAGGTCCGGGAGCTTCACGAAATGGTTCAATGGGCGGAAGGCATGCTGTGGAGTTCGCCAGAGCGGCACGGCGCGATGACCGGACTAATGAAGACGCAGATCGATTGGATCCCTCTGTCGGTTGGCGCCGTGCGCCCGACCCAAGGCAAGACCCTGGCGGTCACGCAGGTCTCCGGCGGATCACAGTCCTTCAACGCGGTGAACCAAATGCGCGTCCTGGGGCGTTGGATGCGCATGCTGACCATCCCGAATCAGTCGTCGGTTGCCAAGGCCTACCAGGAGTTCGATGATGCCGGTCGGATGAAGCCCTCACCCTACTATGACCGTCTCGTCGACGTCGTTGAGGAACTCATGAAGTTCACTCTGCTCACACGCGATGTCGCGCCATATTTGGTCGACCGCTATAGTGAGCGCAGAGAATCTGCCACTGCGCTGTCCGCACGGACGAGGCAGCAATCGATATAG
- a CDS encoding sigma-70 family RNA polymerase sigma factor yields MSGPNTLSAFQSLYAQHHGWLRTWLLRRLKCRFRAEDIAHDAFLRLLRRGGLDTVEQPRALLATTANRLVIDEHRRREVEQAYLSLQAECCATHASPSAEQVAMAVEALTAVTGAIERLPAKAGQAFLMSLYDGMSHRDIGLALRVSERSVKLYLAQALLACHDVLAEAAPAHGDA; encoded by the coding sequence ATGTCCGGACCGAACACCCTGTCAGCCTTCCAGAGTCTGTACGCCCAGCATCACGGCTGGCTGCGAACCTGGCTGCTGCGTCGGCTGAAATGCCGCTTCCGCGCCGAGGACATCGCGCACGACGCGTTCCTGCGCCTGCTGCGCCGCGGCGGCCTGGACACGGTGGAGCAGCCCCGCGCCCTGCTGGCGACCACCGCCAACAGGCTGGTGATCGACGAACATCGTCGCCGGGAAGTCGAGCAGGCCTATCTGTCGCTGCAGGCTGAATGCTGCGCCACGCATGCGTCGCCTTCGGCCGAACAGGTCGCCATGGCGGTCGAGGCGCTGACCGCCGTCACCGGCGCCATCGAACGCCTGCCCGCCAAGGCCGGCCAGGCCTTCCTCATGAGCCTGTATGACGGCATGTCCCACCGCGACATCGGACTGGCGCTGCGCGTGTCGGAGCGCTCGGTGAAGCTGTATCTCGCGCAGGCCCTGCTCGCCTGCCATGACGTGCTGGCCGAAGCCGCGCCCGCGCATGGCGATGCCTGA
- a CDS encoding FecR family protein gives MAMPEAHDGPAGGPPALPRAALEEAAHWHSVMDGRPTPDETREFERWRAASPDHERAWQRMRELWSLLSAPAAQAPPHKLGGLVHDAAARRRKRRRTAASGVALGAALLAAAWWAGQTQLPWLAADLRNGIGERRTVELSDGSRVTLNTDSAIDVAYTATERRIVLRQGEILAEVAHGDSGRPFVVDTRDGTATALGTRYVVRLMPDATRVTVTESRVRVCPAQPGSPCRDADAGQALEIRPASVESIPPASRDPAAWAQGRYAVIDTPLPQVLAELARYRRGLLLYDAQALADLRVSAVLPLQGDEAYAALQESLPIRVRSYGPWILRVERR, from the coding sequence ATGGCGATGCCTGAGGCCCACGACGGCCCCGCAGGCGGCCCGCCGGCGCTGCCGCGCGCCGCGCTCGAGGAGGCGGCCCATTGGCACAGCGTCATGGACGGCCGGCCCACCCCCGACGAAACCCGGGAATTCGAACGATGGCGCGCCGCCAGCCCGGACCACGAGCGGGCCTGGCAGCGCATGCGGGAATTGTGGAGTCTGTTGTCGGCGCCCGCGGCGCAGGCGCCCCCACACAAGCTGGGCGGACTGGTTCACGACGCCGCAGCCAGGCGGCGCAAGCGGCGGCGGACGGCGGCCTCGGGAGTGGCCCTGGGCGCAGCGCTGCTGGCCGCAGCCTGGTGGGCGGGCCAGACCCAGTTGCCCTGGCTTGCGGCCGACCTGCGCAACGGCATAGGCGAACGCCGCACGGTCGAACTCAGCGACGGCAGCCGCGTCACCTTGAACACCGACAGCGCCATCGACGTCGCCTATACGGCGACCGAACGCCGCATCGTGCTGCGCCAGGGCGAGATCCTGGCTGAAGTCGCGCACGGCGACTCCGGGCGTCCATTCGTGGTGGACACCCGCGACGGCACCGCCACGGCGCTGGGCACGCGCTATGTGGTCCGCCTGATGCCGGACGCCACGCGCGTGACGGTGACGGAATCCCGAGTAAGGGTCTGCCCCGCCCAGCCCGGCTCCCCCTGCCGCGACGCAGACGCCGGACAGGCGTTGGAGATCCGTCCGGCGTCGGTCGAATCCATCCCGCCCGCCAGCCGCGATCCCGCGGCCTGGGCCCAGGGCCGTTACGCGGTGATCGATACGCCGCTGCCGCAGGTGCTGGCCGAACTGGCACGCTACCGGCGCGGGCTGCTGCTCTATGACGCGCAGGCGCTGGCGGACCTGCGCGTTTCCGCCGTACTGCCGCTGCAGGGCGACGAAGCCTACGCTGCGCTCCAGGAAAGCCTGCCCATCCGGGTTCGCAGCTATGGCCCGTGGATACTGCGCGTCGAACGGCGCTAA
- the arsC gene encoding arsenate reductase (glutaredoxin) (This arsenate reductase requires both glutathione and glutaredoxin to convert arsenate to arsenite, after which the efflux transporter formed by ArsA and ArsB can extrude the arsenite from the cell, providing resistance.), producing the protein MSSITIYHNPACGTSRNVLGLIRNSGEEPTIIEYLKTPPNAETLKALIAAMGIPARDVLRKKGTPYDELELSDPKWTEEQLIDFMLQYPILINRPIVVTPLGTRLCRPSEAVLDILPQAQRGAFNKEDGEPLIDSEGNRV; encoded by the coding sequence ATGAGTTCCATCACGATCTATCACAACCCTGCTTGCGGGACATCCCGTAATGTCCTCGGGCTGATCCGAAACAGCGGCGAAGAACCGACAATCATCGAATATCTGAAAACTCCGCCCAACGCTGAAACGCTGAAGGCCCTGATCGCCGCTATGGGCATACCGGCGCGCGACGTGCTGCGGAAAAAGGGAACTCCCTACGACGAATTGGAGTTGTCGGATCCGAAATGGACTGAGGAACAGTTGATCGACTTTATGCTCCAGTACCCGATCCTGATCAATCGTCCCATCGTGGTGACGCCACTGGGCACTCGCCTGTGCCGGCCGTCGGAAGCAGTCCTGGACATTCTGCCCCAGGCCCAACGTGGTGCCTTCAACAAGGAAGACGGCGAGCCTCTGATCGACTCGGAGGGCAATCGTGTCTAA
- a CDS encoding MFS transporter, with amino-acid sequence MPGAPIRVVGTLGTAQTLAWASSYYLPAMLAAPIARDLGVPAPTVYAAFSLAMVASALVGPWAGQVIDRRGGRIVLVSTSLLFASGLGMLAAAQEVWTMVAAWLVIGVAMGSGLYEAAFSSLVRLYGHHARGAITGITLIAGFASTVGWPLSAWMEAQFGWRGACLGWAGLHLLVGLPLNAWLPRAAAVSKAEIPSASNNAHVQSSPPSSEPKQQVYATALLAFVFAATWFISTAMATHLPRMLEATGATLTAAVAVGALIGPAQVAGRLLEFGFLRQVHPLLSARLAALAHPAGVAVLLTGGPAMAPVLAILHGAGNGILTIAKGTLPLALFGPQGYGARQGWLMMPARVAQAAAPFLFGLALDSWGANALWLSGGIGLAAFGALVVLRARPTAN; translated from the coding sequence GTGCCCGGCGCCCCGATTCGAGTAGTCGGCACACTGGGAACCGCTCAGACCCTAGCCTGGGCGTCGTCCTACTACTTGCCCGCGATGTTGGCAGCTCCGATAGCCCGCGACTTGGGCGTACCTGCGCCCACGGTATACGCGGCCTTTTCGCTCGCCATGGTCGCATCAGCGTTGGTAGGTCCCTGGGCAGGACAAGTGATCGATCGTCGCGGCGGGAGAATCGTCCTGGTCAGCACGAGTTTGCTGTTTGCGTCGGGGCTGGGAATGCTTGCCGCCGCTCAAGAGGTGTGGACAATGGTTGCCGCCTGGCTCGTTATCGGGGTGGCGATGGGATCCGGACTCTACGAAGCGGCCTTCTCCAGCCTGGTGCGCCTATATGGTCATCATGCCCGCGGCGCCATCACCGGGATTACGCTGATTGCTGGGTTCGCCAGCACTGTGGGTTGGCCGCTTTCTGCCTGGATGGAAGCCCAGTTTGGTTGGCGCGGCGCTTGCCTGGGGTGGGCAGGTTTGCATCTATTGGTCGGCCTGCCTCTGAATGCCTGGCTCCCTAGGGCGGCAGCTGTCTCGAAGGCAGAAATCCCAAGTGCCTCCAACAACGCACACGTCCAGTCGTCCCCACCTTCTTCCGAGCCGAAACAGCAGGTGTACGCCACGGCCCTCCTTGCCTTCGTCTTCGCAGCAACGTGGTTTATCAGCACTGCGATGGCAACGCATTTGCCGCGAATGCTGGAAGCCACAGGCGCGACGCTCACAGCTGCGGTGGCGGTCGGCGCGCTAATCGGTCCCGCACAGGTGGCTGGACGCCTGCTTGAGTTTGGATTCCTGCGCCAGGTTCATCCGTTGTTGTCGGCCCGGCTGGCGGCGCTTGCGCATCCCGCCGGCGTTGCGGTGCTGCTGACCGGCGGCCCCGCGATGGCCCCGGTACTCGCCATTCTGCACGGGGCTGGCAACGGCATTCTGACCATTGCCAAGGGCACATTGCCCCTGGCGTTGTTCGGCCCTCAGGGCTATGGCGCTCGCCAGGGCTGGTTAATGATGCCGGCGCGAGTCGCGCAAGCGGCTGCCCCGTTTCTCTTCGGCCTTGCCTTGGACTCCTGGGGGGCCAACGCGCTGTGGCTATCCGGTGGCATTGGCTTGGCCGCATTCGGCGCGCTTGTGGTGTTGAGAGCGCGGCCCACGGCCAATTGA
- a CDS encoding sigma-70 family RNA polymerase sigma factor, with product MGCTHHAADLAHDTFERLLASRDALLGQPLGLQEPRAYLTTTAKRLLIDRARRELLERTYLAELERLAPELAQHPSPEQLLIAMQALEQICQALEGVSAKARAAFLLHYLEGHTHAYVAGQLKVSTKMVQKYLVQVLLHCHQGPT from the coding sequence ATGGGTTGCACCCATCACGCGGCAGATCTCGCTCACGACACGTTTGAGCGCTTGCTGGCCTCGCGCGACGCACTGCTGGGCCAGCCGCTGGGGCTGCAAGAGCCGCGTGCCTACCTGACCACCACCGCCAAACGCCTGCTCATCGACCGGGCGCGCCGCGAGCTGCTCGAACGGACTTACCTGGCCGAGCTCGAACGGCTGGCTCCGGAACTGGCTCAGCACCCCTCGCCCGAGCAATTGCTTATCGCCATGCAGGCGTTGGAACAGATTTGCCAAGCGCTGGAAGGCGTATCCGCCAAGGCCCGCGCAGCCTTCCTGCTGCACTACCTTGAAGGCCACACGCACGCCTACGTCGCCGGGCAACTGAAGGTCTCGACCAAGATGGTGCAGAAGTACCTGGTCCAGGTGCTGTTGCATTGCCATCAAGGGCCTACCTGA